The sequence GCCGAGCAGCTGGCCGGAGGCGATGCGGAAGAGCAGGGCGTAACCGATCTGGCCGGCCGCGCCGGTGACGGTGACGTTCACGGGAGTGCGGGTCATGGCGTTCTCCGTATGACAGCTGGCGGTGGGGCGTCCCGCCCCGGGCGGATGATCGATCTCTTGACGCCAAGAGATCGATCCAGCGGTCAGGCTATCGCGCATCCGGCATGCGAGACGTCAGGGGCCGTGTGGCTCACCCCACAGGGCGGACAAGGGTCATGACGAGACGGCCGGAACGAGTGGAGACGGGACGGCGGCCGCCGGTCCGGGAGAGGGGGACGGAGGCGGCCGCCGGTGGGGGGAGGTACCGGCATGCCGGACTCCCGTGGGGGGTATCGTTCGCGTGCCCAGGATCCGGCGACCCATGCACCCGATCCAGGAATTTCACTCCGGCGGTGTCACACGGGCCGTTCGCCCGGCGCGCCGCACCCGTTGTGCGCTATTTCGTGCACCCTGTCCCCCCGGCGGCGAGGGTCGCACAGGCCCTGGCCTCCGCCCCGTTCCGCACGGCGACCATCGGGGTGTAGGCGATGGCGTCGCCGACCGCGGTGATCCCGCCCGTCTGGCGCAGCGTGCCCACGGAGACCTCCACCTTGTCGCCCTGCGCGGCGCCGGTGATCCGGCCCCAGGCCGCACCGCAGGCCTTGCTGTAGCGGACCTCCAGGGTGATGGCGCCGACGGTGGCGGTCTTGGCGGTGGTCACCAGGTCACCGGTGCAGCCCATGGCCTCGGCGTCCTTGCCGGTGCAGTCGGAGCCGGCGCACTTGACGCCGGGCGGCGGGCTCGCGTGGCGGGTGGCGGCCGGGGACGGCGGCCTGGCCGCACCCTCGTGCCTGCCGCCGCCCCGGTGGGTGAGGAAGAAGACGGCGGCGATCACGACGCTCACACCGACGAGCCCCGCGAGGAACATCATCAGCCGCTGCCGGCCACCGCCGTCCGCGGCGGGCCGGGGTGCCGGTACGTCGTACGGGTTAGGGCTGTCCGGCGTCCAGGCGGGCCGCTCCCCCGCGTCGCCGGGCCGCTGCGACCCGTCGGCGGAACCCGCACCGGACCCGGCCGCAGCCCCCGCCCCGGCACCAGCACCAGCACCAGCACCAGCACCAGCACGGGCGCTCGCCGGGGACGGTCCCTGATACCCGGCCAGACCCCAGGAGTTGCCGGAACCGACGGAGCCACCGGAGCCGGCGGCGAAGTCCGCGCCCGGCCCGTCACCGTCGGCCCGGCCGCCGCCCGCGTCACCGCCCGGGCCACGCTCCGCGCCCTCGGCCGGACCCCGCCCCGGAGGATCGAGCAGGTCACTGCCCGCGCCGTCCGCCGGACCACGCCCCGCGCCACCGCCGGCCGGGCCGCGCCCCCCGCCGTCCCTGGCGTCGGCGTCCGCGCCCGTCGGCTGCGGCGGGATCGTCGGGGAGACACCGGCCGGGCCGGCGATGCCCAGGGGAGGGATCGCGCCGGTGCCCTTGCGGCCCGGCGGGGTTGCGGACGGGGCCGCGGACGGGCCCCCGGTCGCCTCGGCCGCGCCGAAGTCGCCGAGCGCGGCGCGCGCCTGGGAGATCCGGATGGCCTCCATGGTGCGGTCGTGCCGCATCTCGGCCCGGCTCCAGGCGCGTTCGGCCAGCTCCCACATCGTCGTCAGATGGACGGGGTTGGCGCCGGTGACCTCGGCGAG comes from Streptomyces sp. FXJ1.172 and encodes:
- a CDS encoding XRE family transcriptional regulator translates to MPRWKELPEDLDPQIKEFTSQVRRLVDRSGLSVAALADRTGYSKTSWERYLGGRLLAPKGAVVALAEVTGANPVHLTTMWELAERAWSRAEMRHDRTMEAIRISQARAALGDFGAAEATGGPSAAPSATPPGRKGTGAIPPLGIAGPAGVSPTIPPQPTGADADARDGGGRGPAGGGAGRGPADGAGSDLLDPPGRGPAEGAERGPGGDAGGGRADGDGPGADFAAGSGGSVGSGNSWGLAGYQGPSPASARAGAGAGAGAGAGAGAAAGSGAGSADGSQRPGDAGERPAWTPDSPNPYDVPAPRPAADGGGRQRLMMFLAGLVGVSVVIAAVFFLTHRGGGRHEGAARPPSPAATRHASPPPGVKCAGSDCTGKDAEAMGCTGDLVTTAKTATVGAITLEVRYSKACGAAWGRITGAAQGDKVEVSVGTLRQTGGITAVGDAIAYTPMVAVRNGAEARACATLAAGGTGCTK